The following proteins come from a genomic window of Aquimarina sp. MAR_2010_214:
- a CDS encoding thioredoxin family protein, giving the protein MMNEIIKESIAKGISYVAYVELINRFVAEEKTTGAEQTKQRIDFTKLNASRMRRLDKTLIVPEQSKQVFLDLKEKQTWFVLIESWCADGAQTIPILNKIAEASPAIDLKVLLRDDNPEVMDLFLTNGTRSIPKLIIVDNDGNVLNTWGPRSQAATNLVLAYKKENGKIDDSFKKFLQVWYNKNKGEAIVEDLVKVVEDSLTLEKDFD; this is encoded by the coding sequence ATGATGAATGAAATAATTAAAGAAAGTATAGCCAAAGGGATTTCTTATGTGGCATATGTCGAACTAATAAATCGCTTTGTTGCAGAAGAAAAAACGACAGGAGCAGAACAGACGAAACAACGGATTGATTTTACTAAGTTAAATGCGAGTAGAATGCGAAGACTTGATAAAACTCTTATAGTACCAGAGCAATCCAAACAAGTTTTTCTGGATCTGAAAGAAAAGCAAACCTGGTTTGTTCTTATAGAAAGTTGGTGTGCCGATGGCGCACAGACTATTCCTATCTTAAATAAAATAGCAGAAGCTTCACCTGCTATTGATTTAAAAGTTTTGTTACGAGATGACAACCCTGAAGTTATGGATCTTTTTTTGACAAATGGAACGCGCTCTATACCTAAACTCATAATTGTAGATAATGATGGTAATGTATTAAATACATGGGGGCCAAGGTCACAAGCAGCAACAAACCTGGTTCTGGCTTATAAAAAGGAAAATGGAAAAATAGATGATTCTTTTAAAAAGTTTCTTCAAGTATGGTATAATAAAAACAAAGGAGAAGCTATTGTTGAAGATCTTGTGAAAGTAGTTGAAGATTCACTTACGCTGGAAAAAGATTTTGATTGA